From Melitaea cinxia chromosome 23, ilMelCinx1.1, whole genome shotgun sequence, the proteins below share one genomic window:
- the LOC123665168 gene encoding BTB/POZ domain-containing protein KCTD9: protein MKRAYIFKNKSEKDGKLMAVENTIKDFKKAIAIQFRLPEENLQLFAANGCEIDDVRVIRDDEKVYLSLECEKKLTNCDKVNNSIESMIVADNKERVVSDWIKLNVGGKHFVTSRSTLLAKEPLSMLARMFADDNNMYLMNPSAKDETGAYLIDRSPEYFEPILNYLRHGEVILDKHINPKGVLEEAVFYGLDSMIPQLNQLIDEPLNSSSNNQSLTRMDVIRLVIMTPTTSELRFQGVNLAGADLNRLDLRHINFKYACLSRCNLSGANLSHCCLERADLSHANLEGAQLLGVKALCANMEGAILKGCNMEDPIGSRAVMEGVNLKGANLDGSNMAGVNLRVATLKNANLQNCDLRAAVLAGADLECCDLSGSDLHEANLRGANLKDAAFELMLTPLHMSQTIR from the exons atgaaacgtgcttatatctttaaaaataaatcagaaaAAGATGGAAAACTTATGGCCGTGGAAAACACGATTAAAGACTTCAAGAAGGCAATAGCTATACAGTTTCGTTTACCGGAGGAAAACTTGCAGTTATTTGCAGCGAATGGTTGTGAAATAGATGACGTGAGGGTCATAAGGGACGATGAGAAAGTGTATTTATCTTTAGAATGTGAGAAAAAGTTAACGAACTGTGATAAAGTGAATAATTCCATCGAGAGTATGATTGTGGCCGATAACAAAGAGAGAGTTGTTTCTGACtggattaaattaaatgtaggAGGAAAACACTTCGTAACTTCTCGTTCTACGCTTCTGGCTAAAGAACCGTTGTCAATGCTGGCTAGGATGTTTGCTGACGACAACAATATGTACTTAATGAACCCAAGTGCGAAAGATGAAACTGGAGCTTATTTAATAGACAGAAGCCCGGAGTATTTTGAACctatattgaattatttaagaCATGGAGAAGTGATATTAGATAAGCATATCAATCCGAAAGGTGTTTTAGAGGAAGCAGTGTTTTATG GTCTCGACTCAATGATACCACAATTGAATCAATTAATCGATGAGCCTTTGAATAGCTCTAGTAATAATCAGTCTCTAACAAGGATGGATGTAATACGACTTGTAATTATGACGCCGACAACATCAGAACTGAGGTTTCAAGGTGTTAACCTAGCTGGTGCTGATTTAAATAGATTGGATCTAAGACATATCAATTTTAag TATGCATGTCTCTCAAGATGTAATCTCAGCGGAGCAAACCTCTCACACTGTTGTTTAGAAAGAGCAGACTTATCTCACGCTAATCTAGAGGGTGCACAGTTACTAGGAGTGAAGGCATTATGTGCAAATATGGAAG gtGCTATTTTAAAAGGTTGTAACATGGAAGATCCAATAGGATCGAGAGCAGTGATGGAAGGGGTTAATTTaaaag GTGCAAATTTAGATGGAAGCAATATGGCTGGCGTTAATTTACGTGTGGCAACATTAAAAAATGCTAATCTTCAAAACTGTGATCTCAGAGCTGCAGTATTAGCGGGGGCAGATTTAgag TGTTGTGATCTATCCGGAAGTGATCTACACGAAGCTAATTTGAGAGGAGCGAACTTAAAAGACGCGGCCTTCGAACTTATGCTGACTCCTCTACATATGTCTCAAACTATTCGATAG